A single genomic interval of Arachis duranensis cultivar V14167 chromosome 7, aradu.V14167.gnm2.J7QH, whole genome shotgun sequence harbors:
- the LOC107458219 gene encoding inositol transporter 1-like produces the protein MVAADMNISMRAGSFNYLEKHPERKISIFQNSYIVAITLTAGIGGLLFGYDTGVISGALLYIKEDFEQVKNSYFLQELIVAMALVGAIFGATISGYINDVLGRKMAIVVADFCFAVGSLIMAIAPNPYVIIIGRFLVGLGVGAASVTAPVYIAEVSPSEIRGGLVGFNALMITGGQFLSFVINYALTKVPGTWRWMLGVAGSPAVVQLVFMIFLPESPRWLYFKNKKEAAANVLSKIYPSPRLEDEIEILEFHLEKEQKNKVKVNYSDVFKLKEIRVAFICGAGLQAFQQFTGISIVMYYSPIIIQLAGFKSNDAALFLSLIVSGLNAGDTILGIYLIDASGRKKLTLGSLSGVAIALTILSVACFIIGHGNASQVYAWLAIVGLALYIIFFAPGMGPVPWAVNSEIYPEEYRGICGGMSATVNWICSVIMSISFLSVVDAIGLGGSFMILLGVTVVAIVFVIIYMPETKGLTFEEVSNIWKEKAYGKDKNDISLVEKTNT, from the exons ATGGTCGCAGCAGATATGAATATTTCTATGAGAGCAGGAAGCTTCAATTACTTAGAAAAACATCCTGAGCgtaaaatatcaatttttcaaaactctTACATTGTTGCAATTACTCTTACTGCTGGCATTGGAGGTCTTTTATTCGGCTATGATACtg GTGTGATATCAGGTGCCCTCTTGTATATAAAAGAGGATTTTGAGCAGGTCAAGAATAGTTATTTTCTTCAG GAACTTATTGTTGCTATGGCCTTGGTTGGTGCAATATTTGGTGCTACCATTAGCGGTTACATTAATGATGTTTTAGGGCGTAAGATGGCTATTGTAGTGGCAGATTTTTGTTTTGCCGTAGGATCACTTATTATGGCCATTGCACCAAATCCTTATGTTATTATAATAGGCCGTTTTTTGGTTGGCCTTGGTGTTGGTGCAGCTTCCGTTACTGCTCCTGTTTATATTGCAGAAGTATCACCATCTGAAATAAGAGGAGGATTAGTTGGCTTCAATGCTCTTATGATTACTGGTGGACAATTTCTTTCATTTGTCATCAATTATGCCTTGACAAAG GTCCCGGGTACGTGGCGTTGGATGCTCGGAGTTGCAGGATCACCTGCAGTGGTccaattagtttttatgatCTTCCTCCCCGAATCCCCAAGATGGCTCTATTTTAAG AATAAGAAAGAAGCAGCTGCTAATGTTCTATCCAAGATTTACCCATCACCTCGTTTAGAAGATGAGATTGAGATTCTCGAATTTCACTTGGAGaaagaacagaaaaataaggTCAAAGTTAACTACAGTGATGTGTTCAAGCTTAAAGAAATTAGAGTTGCGTTTATATGTGGGGCTGGACTTCAAGCATTCCAACAATTTACCGGTATTAGCATTGTCATGTATTATAGTCCAATAATAATCCAATTAGCTGGGTTCAAATCAAACGACGCTGCATTGTTCTTGTCCCTCATTGTTTCTGGCTTGAATGCCGGTGACACAATTCTTGGAATCTATCTTATCGACGCTTCAGGCCGCAAAAAGCTTACTCTTGGTAGCTTATCAGGTGTGGCTATAGCCTTGACCATCCTCTCTGTGGCATGCTTTATTATAGGACATGGCAATGCCAGTCAAGTATATGCTTGGCTTGCGATTGTTGGTTTGGCTTTGTATATCATATTCTTTGCCCCTGGTATGGGTCCTGTGCCATGGGCAGTTAACTCAGAGATTTATCCTGAAGAGTATAGAGGAATATGTGGTGGCATGTCTGCAACTGTGAATTGGATTTGTAGTGTTATAATGTCTATTAGTTTTCTTTCAGTAGTTGATGCCATAGGGCTTGGTGGGAGTTTCATGATTCTCTTGGGAGTCACTGTAGttgcaattgtttttgtgatcatCTACATGCCAGAGACAAAAGGATTGACCTTTGAAGAAGTTTCAAACATTTGGAAGGAAAAAGCCTACGGAAAAGACAAAAACGACATAAGTCTAGTTGAGAAAACAAATACATGA